A section of the Primulina eburnea isolate SZY01 chromosome 1, ASM2296580v1, whole genome shotgun sequence genome encodes:
- the LOC140826875 gene encoding LOW QUALITY PROTEIN: lysM domain-containing GPI-anchored protein 2 (The sequence of the model RefSeq protein was modified relative to this genomic sequence to represent the inferred CDS: inserted 1 base in 1 codon): MARTNFFSAFLLFLGMATLPPTFSLRCASPASCNSLIDYVSPNATTLSSIQTLFTLXNLSSILAANNLPLSTLPTYPVASKQIIKILFPCICTNGTGISNGLPSYTVIHGDGLYHIAAEVFSGLITVSQIQTANNISNPDLILEGQKLSIPLPCSCDDVDGQKVVHYGHVVPKGSSVEGIAQEFNTSQDTLLRLNNLNSSEELLAGSILDVPLRACSSTIKNNSMDYNLLVPNDTYALTANNCVVCKCDAALQWVLQCVPSDRLKTGAGSCPSVLCEGPGNLSIGNSTSSGCNRTTCSYAGYNNQTILTTLVLNSTCPAVGGGGGGGDKSLAVRLQGWRHMLLLFLIFTVSVWHM; encoded by the exons ATGGCTAGAACCAACTTCTTCTCAGCTTTCCTTCTCTTCTTGGGAATGGCAACTCTTCCACCAACTTTTAGCCTTCGCTGCGCCTCTCCCGCCTCCTGCAACTCTCTTATCGACTACGTCTCTCCCAATGCCACCACTCTCTCCTCCATTCAGACCCTTTTCACAC CCAATCTCTCTTCCATTCTCGCCGCCAACAACCTTCCCCTCTCCACCCTACCTACCTACCCTGTAGCCTCCAAACAGATCATCAAGATTCTCTTCCCCTGCATCTGCACCAACGGCACCGGGATATCCAACGGCCTCCCATCATACACCGTGATCCATGGAGACGGTCTCTATCACATCGCGGCGGAGGTGTTCTCAGGATTGATCACCGTTTCACAAATCCAGACGGCTAACAACATATCAAACCCAGATCTGATTCTCGAGGGACAGAAGCTTTCGATACCGCTGCCCTGCAGCTGTGATGATGTGGATGGGCAGAAGGTGGTGCACTATGGACACGTGGTGCCCAAGGGGAGCTCCGTGGAGGGAATTGCCCAGGAGTTTAATACTTCACAGGATACGCTGCTGCGACTCAATAATTTGAATAGTTCCGAAGAACTCCTGGCTGGCAGTATTCTAGATGTGCCACTTAGAG CTTGTTCTTCgacgatcaagaataattcGATGGACTACAACTTGCTCGTTCCCAATGACACATACGCGCTCACTGCCAACAACTGTGTGGTGTGCAAATGTGATGCTGCACTACAGTGGGT GCTACAATGTGTACCTTCAGATCGGTTGAAAACGGGTGCTGGTTCATGCCCCTCAGTCCTGTGCGAGGGTCCTGGAAACTTGTCTATCGGAAACAGCACGTCTTCGGGTTGCAATCGCACCACCTGTTCCTATGCTGGATACAACAACCAAACCATTCTAACCACGCTGGTTTTGAACTCCACTTGCCCAGCTGTTGGTG GTGGTGGTGGCGGTGGCGATAAATCACTGGCTGTGAGGTTGCAGGGTTGGAGGCATATGCTGTTGCTGTTTCTAATTTTTACGGTGAGTGTGTGGCACATGTAA